The following are encoded together in the Ictalurus punctatus breed USDA103 chromosome 1, Coco_2.0, whole genome shotgun sequence genome:
- the tmem200ca gene encoding transmembrane protein 200C — MIATGGLLRISARRQDSLRAKNRAENKRKRKAKKKRKNEVVVVKGKLKLCSVSGLIAALGIIVLLVGIALAVLGYWPKGSPLYPGLLTVKGLQKPAFTNDRGGPKAVNWTTSGKVIYQLDKDVKSSNSTNGTTEESPKLGVFAEFLNRHLHSDKLKVFGPLIMGIGIFLFICANAVLHENRDKKTKIINLRDIYSTVIDIHSLRSKDNASLNGFVNYMQSKGVEGNPSSVYNAAMLAKGSWPSSGSFKQDQDSRPSSRNSSIGKLEDLPLDSLAITDTVYSICRDQSPEAKQWETKTIVTSSVNAFTLPLIRLNHRTAGNRRGSDKSGETTSECLDSDAIHHCLESLVASGSIRKAKVKTPQTRTIISQNSVEVYKGSNSLQEMPHLSLQGSRVQLLPASPGPKVTGSHLSLSALSDYSRSIDLGICPSTPVNRHMDRTRRRSCPRLEGPSSGGYIKLEGLGGESFESTDMTSFSHGSSSELLSKGHVSKNPLVQEEDVSSEPDHDMIRQYSNKDKLVMISQSDTTLEDLEIESVEL, encoded by the coding sequence ATGATTGCTACTGGAGGCCTCTTGAGAATCTCAGCAAGACGCCAAGATTCCCTCCGTGCCAAAAACCGGGCAGAGAACAAGCGCAAGAGAAAAGccaagaagaagagaaagaatgaggtggtggtggtgaaggGCAAACTGAAGCTCTGTTCGGTCTCTGGGCTGATTGCTGCACTGGGCATTATTGTGTTGCTTGTTGGGATTGCCTTGGCTGTACTAGGCTACTGGCCTAAAGGAAGTCCGCTTTACCCAGGACTCCTCACAGTTAAAGGCTTACAGAAACCAGCCTTTACCAATGACAGAGGAGGACCCAAAGCAGTGAACTGGACGACAAGTGGTAAGGTTATTTATCAGCTGGATAAAGATGTTAAAAGCTCTAATTCTACTAATGGCACAACTGAGGAATCGCCAAAATTGGGTGTCTTTGCTGAGTTTTTAAACAGACACTTACATTCAGACAAACTAAAAGTGTTTGGACCATTGATAATGGGCATTGGTATCTTCCTGTTCATTTGCGCTAATGCAGTCCTGCACGAAAACAGggacaaaaagacaaaaatcatTAACCTTAGGGACATTTATTCAACGGTTATTGATATTCACAGTTTGCGATCCAAGGACAATGCTTCACTTAATGGATTTGTGAACTATATGCAATCAAAGGGGGTAGAAGGCAATCCAAGCTCTGTATACAATGCTGCTATGCTAGCAAAGGGCTCATGGCCATCTTCAGGATCTTTCAAACAGGACCAGGATAGCAGGCCGTCATCCAGAAACTCATCTATTGGCAAACTGGAAGACTTACCTTTGGATAGTCTTGCCATCACAGACACAGTGTATAGCATTTGCAGGGATCAGTCACCAGAGGCGAAGCAATGGGAGACCAAAACAATTGTGACCTCCTCAGTCAATGCTTTCACACTACCATTGATCAGGCTCAACCACAGGACAGCAGGAAACAGAAGGGGTTCGGATAAATCTGGGGAGACCACAAGTGAATGTCTGGATTCGGATGCTATTCATCACTGCTTGGAGTCTCTAGTGGCATCAGGGAGCATCAGGAAAGCCAAAGTGAAGACTCCTCAAACTCGAACCATTATTTCCCAGAACTCAGTGGAAGTTTATAAGGGTAGCAACAGCCTGCAAGAGATGCCACACCTCTCTCTTCAAGGCTCACGGGTGCAACTCCTTCCTGCATCCCCTGGCCCTAAAGTGACAGGCTCTCACCTGTCCTTAAGTGCCCTATCAGACTACTCCAGGTCCATTGACTTGGGAATCTGCCCGTCCACCCCTGTGAACCGGCACATGGATCGAACCAGGCGACGTAGCTGTCCTCGACTGGAAGGCCCAAGCAGTGGGGGTTATATCAAACTCGAGGGTCTTGGAGGGGAGTCTTTTGAGTCCACTGATATGACAAGTTTTAGTCATGGAAGTTCTTCTGAGCTTTTGTCTAAAGGGCACGTTTCAAAAAATCCCCTTGTCCAGGAGGAAGATGTCTCCAGTGAACCTGACCATGACATGATCAGACAATACTCAAATAAAGACAAACTGGTGATGATTTCCCAATCAGACACTACCTTAGAGGACCTGGAAATCGAGAGTGTAGAACTATAA